The Phocoena sinus isolate mPhoSin1 chromosome 8, mPhoSin1.pri, whole genome shotgun sequence nucleotide sequence AGGCCATTGAGCGCCCTTGGCAACATCATCGAAATTGGTGCTGATGATTGGCTGACCTTTGGAGAAGGCAGGCAGGGCTGAGTGAGAGGTGAGTTCCTTGGAAGTCACGGGCTCTGTAGAGACAGCAAAGACCTCTTTGTCCCTTCCTCCAGAAGCCTCTGCCCAAAGAAGGACAGCAGTTCTGGGGGATTCTGCGTTGGCCGCTGCTGCTGGGATGGGTGTTCCAGTGCTGTTGCTAGCCAGCAACTTCAGAAAACTGGGTTTCCTTAGGTCTGAACCCTGATTTGAGAAAGAAGCCCCCCAGTTTTTAGCTTAACAATAAGGAGTTTCGTTGCCACTGTTTCTATAATTGCAGAACCCCAGCACAGGTATTTAAGAGCCACACGCCACACCTGCGGGGGTGAGGGAGGGTTCTTCTTAAATTGGGTCCTGTGAACCCTCCTTGTGGGGCTGTGTGTGTCACAAGGCCTGGAACAACCGGCTCAGCACTGAGGCCCCATGGAGTTGGATGTTCCTCATAGACTTTTTAGAGTTTGTcctttattgagtgtttattgcATGTCAGGCACTGTATGGTATAGCCTCcccatgtcacagatgaggaaacaggctcagagggaTGAGCGGCATGACCAAGATTACTGAGCACACACATGGCAGGATTGGGAGTCAAACTTTGATAAATCAGATGCTAAACCCTTACTCTTAATTAACATTGTTGTCTTCCTGATCTTTTATAGCAGAGGCTTTCAAACTTTTCGGACTTCAAACCACACTAGGAAATTCATTTTACATGTTCGCATACTGTATCTataacaatatttatatatttacaaaacaaactttTCATGGAACAATGTACACCTATGCACAAGAGATATCCTGAAAATTTCTATTCCATCTTTTCCATCTCATTCTATTCATGAAAACATCTATGTTGATTCGGAGTCGCTAATATAATTTAATGACCCACCAGTGCGTTGTGACTGACATTGGAAAATATTGCCTGTGAGACATGCAAACCCACTTGTCAGAGCTGTGCTCGTGGACAGCGTGTCCTGTCTGCTCTACTGTCGGGGTGTGTGGGGAGGCTGGGGCAGTGCAGATACTGACTGGAGAGTGGTCTGTAAACACTGGGGTCACAGGAACCCCGAGAAGAGGCtgactggaggggaggggaatctGCTAATTAGGCTTATGACAGTTTGTGCGTCTCAGACCGGAAACTCTTCTTTCTTGCTGGGGTCATGGTCACCTTCAAGGTGTCTGCCCTGAGGTCCTGATCatctctttcaggtttttaataaaagactgaaaaaaatgttgTGGGTTTTAACAGGCTCACTTGCTTCAAAATATAACATAGGATCCAGATGTTTGGATGTTGGAAGGGATCTTTGAGGGACTGAGACAGACTTGGAGTGTTTTTCCAACATCCTTGCCGGTTTTTGTCCGGCCCAGGCTCCCTCCGCCACTTGGCTGAGCTGCCAGCCCATAGAGGAAGTGGGAGCTCACGGTGTGTCAGGCCGCCTGTTCCACTGTTGGACTGCTTTAAATTTAATTGGCTGAGACAAAATCCAATGCGGTGTATTAGCTGAGCACCATCTATGTACCAGGCCTGGTGCCAAGCACCAGAAATACAGACTGATAGTCATGCTTTCTGTCATCAACTGCTTGGTGAGTAACATGGAATACCTGTTCTCCCATGTCCACACCACTGCTCCTTCATTACAGGTCTGTTTggctcattcatttgttcattcattcattcattcattcaacaagcatatACTGATGATCTGCTCTGACCAGGCCGAGGACTAAGCCTGAAGAAGGTATCATGTCCTCTTCCAACCCCACTGCAAACCTTCTCTTTTTAAGGTTCACCATCTGTAATTTCTCTGGTTCTTCATATGTTATAGTATTTCAAATCTCTGAGCCACGGATCTCAGAAACACTTTAGTTGGTCCTTGGCCTTCTTAAAGTCCTGTAGCACCAGAATAATGGgaatagaatacatttttaaaaaagttttaaactgaatattttaactgaaattttttgGCAGGCTTTTGTATGCAAATGACAGTGCAGAACATTATATTTAGGAGACATTATTAAATTAGACACACATGACACATGAATATGAAAAGACTTTCagtagaagaaaaagagggagttTATTCCCTCCGAATTTGACTGTGGCTCTAAATTCTCTTCATTAATGCAAAATTCTTTTGTCATTCTGACTGTTGGGACACTGTTACCAAACCTTGTGGGAAATATCAAGTTccaaaaacatggaggaaacaaATACTTACTGGGTCCAATGTGAATGTTTGGTCCATATGAAAATGACCAGGAAGACTATTAGATGAAGGTTATTTAATGATTTGTGGTAAGTCAGTCTCTTCCCATAAAATATATCCAAAGTTTTTACATTAAGAGACTTCCATGGGGAATGAGCATTTGATAGTTTATCATTTAAATTAGGAAGATACCATCAGATTCTGCTTGAAAAGTTCAtcttaagacattttttttttaacatctttattggagtgtaattgctttacagtggtgtgttagtttctgctttataacaaagtgaatcagttatacatatacatatgtccccgtgtctcttccctcttgcatctccctccctcccaccctcccaagaCATTTTTATTATGCAACATTTGAGACATACAAAAACATAAAGATTACTGTGATAAAAGCCTGTGAATATATTATCAACATTAAGAAATAAGTGATATTTCATTTatgattaaattaatttattaagcCTTAAACTTTTAGATTATCCACTCAAGATATTTGGTTAAGAGAGAAGGTTAGCAGGGATGGCTATCAATTTTCCCAATTTGAAAAGCTGATTCTTAGGTACTACTTGTTTTGtccacattttcttccttttggagcttgtaaattttctttttcactctcttttccttttggcttGTAATACACTGACAATGACATTACATATTGCAAACCCACACGTTTATCAGAGATTATGATTAGAGGACACTTTTATAGCAAAGATCAAATATAACATGGTGtcatcatttacaaataattatagaagattttcttattatttatttaacctgATCTTTAGGGATTCTAATTCCTGATCTATTTATTATATGTGTTTTTATCACACCAGAGATAATACCAAACActgaataacttttatttataagaattattatcaatatttatagTCTACATAGATactaaatgaatatataaacatttttctatgCTACTTCAAAGGTTCAGTAATTTTCCttcttaaagacatttaaaaatatgaaatcagtCATCTTAAATATATTACCACTACAACTCAATAGCCAGTACTGTCATGATTTGCAAAGAGTATGACTAAGTTAAATCCTAAGCATGGTGAGGACTTCCTTATACATCAGAATTGTCACCCATAGTGTTGAGGTCTAAGTTGTTACTCATCTTTGTGGTATAATTTTCCCTCAACTTAACAgagatttactgagcacctacaacCTGCTGGACACTAAGCCAGGTGCTGAGGACACAGAACTATCCTTCCCTTGATGAGTTTAGTTAGAGAATCCTCTTTAGCCAGAGTGTACGATTTTGCACTTAACCTCTCGAGAGTCAGTAGTTATCAAATATGGTGTGTAAGATGAACAGTGTAATATTGTTTTGAACAGTGAGGACACCTTAGACAGAACCTAATGATCGAACATAAAGAAAGAGTATAATTTTGATGTGTGGTTGGTAGAATGACTGTAACGTAATGTGACTTAAACCTTGGACATCAATTGTTGTTTCAGTTCTTTAAATATACctgatgttttatttcttgtgaATGTATTATTTagatttacatattaaaaatggTTCACAGAGGTACTGGTAATTCctttatatatgtttacatttacgtgtatatagatatatgtgtatgtatgcaaatatatattttactattgGGGTTAGtaattcttttccctttgtgGAATTTTCTGTACAGTACTCTAGTACTGAAGTCTTCCCCTTGCCATCATATTGTATTATTAGCTGTAGCAAGTCATAACGCTGATTTAAAAGCAGTTATTAAGTAAACGAGGTAAAGCTgtggttttcttctctctttctttggggTTTGTATAACATTGTAAGAGAAGTACAAACAGTTTCAACTACATACTATAGTATCTGTTTTTAGCGATGTATGGGGGGATTGCCtatattttagcttttacatGGGAAAATATTGCTCTCCATTTTTTTTGGACATTATCCTCTAGGGAGATTTCTTAGCTTGAATTTGACATCACCATCTCTGCTTACTTTAAATCTTAAGGGACCTAAAAGAAATGGTGTTTTGAACCTGAACACTTAAATTTTCTCTGGCTTCCCCAGGAAAGCTGTGAGTCTGGGAAGAGCAGGTTTGAGAAGGAGACGGAGAGGAGAACATGTATAATCTTTATGTTGGCATTCTGCATTATTACATAAAGGTGCAGTTAGTCCCTGGCATGTGGTAGGAAATAGAGAGTACTTGAATGGGAAATGGGACAgggaaatataaattcattttcctaGCATAAGTTTATATCTTGGTTTCACTTTTTACAAAGTATTGTAAATTCCCAGAacaataaaaagaaccaaattaaaatatatgcaatataGCAGCACTGTCAAGCTAAATAGAATTCTTAAAAGTCATTTACCATTTGGAAATTATTAGCACCATTCCCCACTCCACTTGATCCTTTAGACTAGAGAACTGAAACGGATACTAGACAGAGTATGGGCCTGTGTGTGTctccttttttataaattaaatttgcCAAACACTATGAAAGGGCTTGGATGCTCTAAGAAGAATGTAGACACCACTGGTCACTGAGCTCTACTTATCTGAGAGCCAGTGAATCCTCAGGTCGTGAGAAGATGAACATAATAGGTGAATAGACAATAGCAAACTAAGAGAAATAAGCATGCCTAACATTTAGTGTTATAATTAAACCAAAATTAAAGTTATAGGAACACATATTTATGACTTACACATAAACTTATGATTATTGTGTTATGTGCTACTTAGTAACAAATGGTAAGCAGTAGATGActgtaattattataaaatttatacaaCCAATCTAGAAAAGTGACTTTGAGATCCTTCCTTGTGAAGACCCTGCCTCTACAGGGAGGGCCAGATCTCTTCCTTCTGATGTGGGGCCTGCCGTCCAGGTTTGAGTGAGGCTGGATGACAGATGGCTCTACCGAAGATGCTGGCAACCAGGACTAAGGTCTCCAGTCTCAGCAGACTTGAGAAGGGCAGCTCTCTCCCATGGTAGAAGCTGTCCCCTTCCATTGAAGAGCAAATATTGAGCAAAGTAAAGATCTGGTTGTGAAAAGgagtggtgggagggaaggagtagGCAGGGGACCCGGGAGAGTGCAGCCCAACAGCTGTGGACCACGAATGCTCCTTTGTTTGTTTCTCCAGGGATGCTGTCCCAGGAGGGGGATGAAGGTTGTGAGGTAAAAGAAGGCTTCTATTCAAGTATTTCTTTGAGAACTCCACAAATTATGTGTATGTTTGCTCAACCAGAATATATACCCTTGAAGGCCTAGACAAGGAGGAATATCAATTATTCACTTCTAAATGTGAATTAATATCCATATTTGACTTTCTAGACTCCAACCTAGAGCATGGAACCCTGTCACAGAGGATGCGAGGGAGACTGTATTGAGGGGCTTTGGACCCCCAGGAGATGGAGGGAAAAAGCGCTGCAACAGGAGAGACCCAATGGGTCAGAAAAATGTGGTGAagggaataaagaaaggaaggtggTAGGAAGACAAGAGGAAGATTGTGGGTGTGACCTGTGAGCCTTGACTCACACTTTGCAATGTTAAAGTGTGTGCAAGGTGTTTATGATGGGCTTGGCCTGCAGACAGGCACACTGCTTGGTGGGGATTACTATGGGAATTTAATTGCCAAAGGAGTCCATACCAGTCAGACTTACATGAGACAGATTGATGCTTCaaatgtcagtttcttcatttatacatCATAAGAGCTATATATTTCTGACCAGTGAGCCATCAACAAGGTCTTTCTTCAAAGGTCATGTTGTCAAAGGACCTGACAACATGTCCTTCTCCAAAGACCCTTTGCTTCTTGGTGTTTTGTAGTCTTGTTTCTTGCCGACAGCCCAGGACTGCTCTCTGTGTTTTCCTTACAATGCATGCATTCTTATTTGATCATAGAATGTCCATTTTGCTAATGCATTCTGATAACTGTCGGTTTATTCCATCAGAGAGACAATGTCTAGCTTAATTAAGGCTACCGTTGATCAAAGAAAGTCTTTggtctttgttgttttttggatTAGCCTGATTTTTGGACATACTGGGCTTTAGTGCAGAGTTAAAACCATGTTATTTATGAAGCCATAGTGTCCTGACCCCATTTTAATGACAATAAAGCATTTATATGTGGTGTCACATTTGTTACTTGCAAGTTATTGTTATTTGCAAGTCACCGTAAGGGGATAAATGCATATAATGCTTCACACTTTATAAAGTCACATGATATaaaatgagttttgttttatGCACCCTAATCTATATTATATCCTATGCATTCTCTTTTATTGAAGAACACACATAGTTCATAATTAAGAAAAACTGGACAGGGAAATCAGTATGTTTTATGATCTGCATGaagtttttaatgtaatttaagaaaaaatactatCAGTGCTAAAAATGATACTTCAAAGATAACAAAAGATTCAGAACATAATGGGTTACTAAATTCCCCCAGAGACCCCACTGTCAGGCTGTCTAACTAGAATATGGTCCCTGACACACTGAATTCACATTGTGGTGTGTTTCAGTGGGGTTATAGTGGGAGGATCACAAATAAATGCCATCATCCTCCATTAACAAAGGGTGGCACGATGGCTTATCCTGAAAATCCAGTTCTGAAAAAGCCGCCACACCACAACAATCTGTGAATACAGACACTGACTTAAAGAAAAGCACAGAAGTCCTCTGGCATCCTCAGTAAGCTCCACGGCACTCATATGCCCCCCATGCCAGGCTCCCACCTTCTTTGGTCCACGGAGAAGGGTCCTGGAGGACAGAGGTGTCTGCCCCCTCGTCTGGGGAGAAGGGCCCCACCTTGGGTGGTGGGTCATTGGACATTGTCATGAAAGAGGTGAAGGGGTAGGGGGATGGGGTTGGGTACCCCTGCATGTGGTACAGATCCTCCAGTGTGTGCAGAGAGTAGGACTGAACCCCCGCTAGGGGGGCCACCCAACCGGAGCTCCTGTGCTGGGCAGTGCTCCCCGACTCTAGCTGGGAGAGGCAGCCTGTGCTGGGCGCCGAGCTCTGCAGGGCATCGGCCGGCACGGGGTCTGGTTGGCTGAGGCCTTCGGGCACCATCTGCTCCCACGAGTCCCTCTGAGGAGGATGGAAAGGTCACTGGGGTTAGTCATTAGGTGATTGTCTGACGTGGGCAGATTTCCTTCCCAACACAGGGTGCTGCTGGCCCATGTCTTCCAGAGCAGACTAGGTGTCCTCCCTCTGCTGTCCAAAGCCTCCCTACCAGGCAGCTCTCCCCTCTGGTGTTTGACATCGGCACTGGGAGTTTTAGTTCCTTTCTTACTCTAGAattagattgtgtgtgtgtgtgtgtgtgtgtgtgtgtgtgtgtgtgtgtgtgtgtgtagagagagagagagtccttTCCCCagaaaacattaaatgtgaagataataaaatgaacattttgacAGCGTTTCATCATTTACTCCTGGAAGAAGTAGACCCTAAGCTACACAGTGGGCTTCTGAGAGGGCTAGGAAGGCTACCTGTCCTCAGTGAGCAAGGGGGTAGAACCTCATAGGCTTGGAGCTGGAAAGATTTGGCTTCAATTCATGGCTGGGCCACTTACTACCTTCCTGATTCTGAGTATTTCACTTTGCGCATCTGTAAGATAGGGCTTTAATAACTATACCCTGAGTTGTTGCAAGTATTAAATGAACAAGTGCACATAAAAGTTCCTGGCtgtagtagatactcaataatgTTAATTCCTACTCTCCCACAGCCTGTTTTGTCTAAAATCCCATCTCCAGAGATTCATGCCTTTGTGGTTGAGGGCTTTACAGTATAAGAAATTTACTAGTATTCATCTTTATGAACTCGTCTCTGGAAGGACTGCGAGAGAACAAGGTTCTAGAGGGTAGAAATATCGTGGGAgcggggaggcagggagggggagggcgagAGGAGTCCTGATGCGCCTGCCCTGGCTGACAGCCTCGCTGTCTGCGAGGTAACTTCAGTGCTCTTTCCTTATGCACGGGAGGAATAATGGGGAAACATCTGGCACAATCGGTAGAGTATTAACAAAATGGATATATATCCTGTTTTATCAGTCGTCCCCGCCCAAATCCCTAGATAGAGCTTCCTGCCGCGTGGCTGGCACGGATCTTTGAGGAGGGCTCCCTGGGCGTGGATCCTGGCATCTCCCGGGGCGGCGCAGAGCAGCCTCCCGGGGGTCTCCGGGGCGAGCAGACCTGGTTGCTAAGCACATAGGTTGGCCAGGGCCGCGGGAGCCCCGACGTTAGTGACCCCCTAAATTAAGCCTCTGCATACTCACCAGCACGAAGTGTGCAGGCTCGCTGGGGAAGGGCAGCGGCAGGAGCTGTGGCAGGGGTTAGGCGCTGATTAGGGAGCCGCTGTTGGGGGTCAGGGCCGTGGGGCGGTGATCCCCGTAGAGCTCCGGGAAGTAGGAGTCCAGGTGGGCCTGGTGGCCCTGCCCTGCCGAGGACTCGCAGGCAATGTCCTTCGCCACAGTTCGGGTGCAAGCATCGTTTGCGAACTGTTTACTGTTGTGGAAGTCCAAGTCGGTTAGGAGGGATCTCCTGACACCATAGTAACCTGACATCACCGGTGAGCCTGTTGCCAAGGGGAAAACAAACGGGCAAAAGTTGTTTCCTTGGAGGAAGTCAAGGCATCTCTGTTGCAGCCAGGTCTCTCCACGTGTGAAATGGTATTTCCAACGCAGGCCCGATGCCAAGGCCAACATTTAAATAGATAAATGTCTTGAAAGGCATTAACTATAGCGGCATTACCTCTTTTAACTGGTCCAGCCCAAATAATTCATACATTTAAAGTTCGCTCTGCCTTCGGGGATAAGTTCGCTTTAGATGGAGCAATAACTGTTCAGTGTCTCTCACTTCTTGTGCACCTTcagtgtgccaggtgctgtgctagacGCTGTGCTTATTCTATCTCTTTGGGCTTAAGGAGATAGAATAAGAAGCCCTTGGTATTTACATTTCATCTAATGAAGTACTTTTTTCACAGTTTCTGAGTTCTGTCCCCATAGATACAGGACCGTTTGCAAGAGGCTGCTTCTGGGGCATGTTATGTGAGACTCAGCATCTCTAGATAAGGTGAGACAATAACCCCGCCCCAAATCAGAGGCAGGCCGTACtcttcttctaatttttttgtacACTGGCCGTGACTTGCACCTATTAGGCACCAGAAACTGCTGCTTGCTTTGCTTCCGTGAAGCAAAGTTAGAGGAccacaaaaaatgttttctggcTTTGATGAGTCTGGTGTTATTTGCTGCCCTCTTGTGGCCACGTTGAGTCTCTCACTCAGCTCCCCTGGGCACTGCAAGCTAGAGAAGGGAATGCGTGTCACAGAAAGCTTCCCTTGGTGGAAACCTGGAGAGGCTGAAACTGAGAAGAATCTCATTTAAGGTAAGGCCAGTGAAAtagtcccagaggagaagagctGTGTTAGCTAAAGACTTTCTGATCTCGTAGCTCAGTTGTAGCAGGAAACCCTTCATCACTTTGAACGTGGTCAGGAGCACAGACTCAAGGGCtgtaaaactgatttttatttttccagctggTGGTGGGTGTGATCCAATTAGCTAAGACCTACTCCCTCAGGTCACAAAGAGGCTGAGCTGGGAGGGTGATGCGGGTGCTTGTCTTTGTCACCTTTCCCAAACACAGTGGACTGCTTCTGAGCTTtgtccctgcccaccctgcccactCTTCCACAGGGAGAgaagacagactcatcaagacctTCCTTCTTATTACACTGACTCAGTCATACATGACTCTCCAGACACAGCATTTTGGCCCCTGCCACCTGATGTGGCACTTCGTATTATGCTCGATACTCTCTCTCCTGAGTTACAGCCCTCTTTCCAATCCATCTGCAAGCTCCATGGGGGCAGAGCTTATGTCCTACACATTTTCTGTAAACCCAGTCGTATAATACTGTGTTCAAAAATTACATgtgaatttattcattcattcagaggaaatcaaaattcCCTGTAGAAACTTAAAGCATAATTCCACCCACTCCACTTTCATCTTAAATTCTATAGCCCCAAACTTCTAATCTGCTCATGAATTTGAAAGCTGCAGTTAGAGGTTTCATCGTAAGCATAATTCTCCAGAAAAAACATCTGTGCAAGTGAAAATTAATATCAATAAATAAGGTTTCGTTTCATGCCAGGAATTTATATCCACAGTAGTGGTTAAGGctgagaacagaatgaagaataagtaaacaAGGCTTCTAGGATCTCATGTCTGTATTtccaatttccaaataaaaaaatacagagaaaaaaacccttTGCTTTTTAAGCATGTATTTTTCTCcctaaaaagaggaagaataatTCTAGATGATAACAGAGGCTGCAGAAATTTTCTTCTGTAGAATGGAGCAGATACAACCACATTCCAGTGACAATAAATATGATTGGGAAACACAGCATAGAGACATTCAGATATGTGGGATCGTCTCCTGCTCTTATCCCTTTCCCTTTTCCAGCTCTGAAGGTTACCAAAATTACTGAGAAACCATATGCCCTTCTGAGTTTGGGATCTGGAaggaacgtgtgtgtgtgtgtgtgtgtgtgtgtgtgtgtatgtgtctacatgtgtatacacacacatatgagaGTGCCccaaattattattaagaattcTCCTATTCCATCCCAACAGGAGTACTTAATGAGAcatatgtattaaaattaatgtaaGGTGCTGAActaagtgcctggcatatagaaagcaccaataaataattgttattcCACCTGCCCTcaggtctctctctttctgttctgaAGCATGTGCATAATCTATCAGACCACAGTGCCAgaatcttaaacattttaaaactgtatcaAGGGCTTAATTGATATTGCTTTTGCCCAATAAGCTTATGCTGGACGGAATGCGTTCCAAATTCAGGAATGACTGAATGAGGTCTGCTTTCcctgattttacattttaaaaataagtgttttaaagCTGCAAAATTTTGCAAGTGCTGTAAGGCAGCTATGAAAGAATAGAAGCCTAAATGCCTGATTTTGCTCAAAAGAGAAGGAATTGCCCCTTGAACTGCAATACTCACCTGGCATCGGGCCAAACGGAGGCTGAGTAGAGCTGACACTGCCCTGGAAGACAGTGTCCTAAAACACAcaagtgttttcttctttagttgcaagtttgaacttaaaaaaagtttAGGAATACGTTCTACAAGCTTTATTTTCTGCTACTAAGAAACATTTTAGGAGAGGTTAGCTTAGAGGAGGGTCAAATGAGGGTTAAGAACACAataccagaaaacaaacaagggaCAGAGAGAAACCAAAGTTTTAGATTCTGATAAACTTGCCAAAAAGCACAGTTTAGatgaaataatttatctttttttttactgtttgtgTTAATATCCTTCATCAAATATATATCaaagatttatataaatacata carries:
- the C8H11orf53 gene encoding LOW QUALITY PROTEIN: uncharacterized protein C11orf53 homolog (The sequence of the model RefSeq protein was modified relative to this genomic sequence to represent the inferred CDS: substituted 1 base at 1 genomic stop codon), which codes for MGKEWKQRDQLEGYCSIYMRDDSRFYLDISSGVPGDYNKRGYQGVRVKHTVKDLLAEKRSKHTSNSRFNGSVSSTQPPFGPMPGSPVMSGYYGVRRSLLTDLDFHNSKQFANDACTRTVAKDIACESSAGQGHQAHLDSYFPELYGDHRPTALTPNSGSLISAXPLPQLLPLPFPSEPAHFVLRDSWEQMVPEGLSQPDPVPADALQSSAPSTGCLSQLESGSTAQHRSSGWVAPLAGVQSYSLHTLEDLYHMQGYPTPSPYPFTSFMTMSNDPPPKVGPFSPDEGADTSVLQDPSPWTKEGGSLAWGAYECRGAY
- the COLCA1 gene encoding LOW QUALITY PROTEIN: colorectal cancer-associated protein 1 (The sequence of the model RefSeq protein was modified relative to this genomic sequence to represent the inferred CDS: deleted 3 bases in 2 codons; substituted 2 bases at 2 genomic stop codons); translated protein: MAAILVCFKKIFLYGLRVYFFLSFFLFVSLLVIAFYFLPTLLFFSLALCVCLFSHVLGCCLIFSGLVSFLTSPFMWKWTGMTGGLSALGNIIEIGADDWLTFGEGRQGXVRGEFLGSHGLCRDSKDLFVPSSRSLCPKKDSSSGGFCVGAAAGMGVPVLLLASNFRKLGFLRSEPXFEKEAPQFLA